A genomic region of Bradyrhizobium sp. ORS 278 contains the following coding sequences:
- a CDS encoding NUDIX hydrolase translates to MRARPSARLLVVDPDDRLLLFQFVHIAGALKGQQFWATPGGGLDPGESYEAAACREMFEETGIRIAHPGPQIARRTVSFTMVDGEQVSSDERYFLIRVGSTDLSSMHWTELERAAIAAQRWWRPAELAATTDQVFPEDIIDMLARAGVW, encoded by the coding sequence ATGCGCGCACGTCCCTCTGCCCGTCTGCTGGTCGTCGATCCCGACGATCGGCTGCTGCTGTTCCAGTTCGTTCACATCGCGGGTGCGCTGAAAGGGCAGCAGTTCTGGGCAACACCCGGCGGCGGGCTCGATCCCGGCGAGAGCTACGAGGCGGCGGCGTGCCGGGAGATGTTCGAGGAGACGGGGATCCGCATTGCTCATCCCGGGCCGCAGATCGCGCGCAGGACCGTGAGCTTCACGATGGTCGACGGCGAGCAGGTCAGCTCCGACGAGCGCTACTTCCTCATCAGGGTCGGCAGCACCGACCTCTCGTCGATGCATTGGACCGAACTGGAGCGTGCGGCGATCGCCGCGCAGCGCTGGTGGCGGCCCGCGGAGCTCGCGGCCACGACCGATCAGGTGTTCCCCGAGGATATCATCGACATGCTGGCGCGCGCCGGAGTCTGGTGA